In Halogranum gelatinilyticum, the DNA window GACGTAGGCGCGGTGCCAGACGTTCTGCCCGTCGCCGGGGACGAGGATTCTGTCGTGGCTGTCGACTCTGTCCAGCCAGTAGTCCATCCGCTCGGTGTAGTCGTGTGGCCCGTAGACGATACAGGGGCGGACGCTCATCGCGTTGACGCCGTTCTCGGCCGCCGCGAACACCTTGCGGTCGCCCTCGGCCTTCCGGTTGCCGTAGGTCTCACCCGTGTCGTCCTCGGCCTGCTCGGGCGTGCAGGGTCGCATCGGCGTCTCGCCCTCGCGTTTGGGAATCTCCTCGCGGCCGTATGCGTCGCCGCTGGAGATGTAGACGTAGGCGTCGACGTCCGAGAATACCTCGGTCGCGCGCTCGACCTCGGCGGGTTTGTAGGCGACGCAGTCGACGACGACGTCCGGTCGGGCCGCGAGGGAAGCGGTCTGGAGGTCGGTGTCGTCGGTGCGGTCACCCTGGATGTGCTCGACGCGGTCGTCGTCGGCGAAGGGGTTGTCGTGGGTACCGCGGTTGAAGATGGTGACGTCGT includes these proteins:
- a CDS encoding NAD-dependent epimerase/dehydratase family protein, giving the protein MSHALVIGGTRFIGRHTVEEFLAHDYDVTIFNRGTHDNPFADDDRVEHIQGDRTDDTDLQTASLAARPDVVVDCVAYKPAEVERATEVFSDVDAYVYISSGDAYGREEIPKREGETPMRPCTPEQAEDDTGETYGNRKAEGDRKVFAAAENGVNAMSVRPCIVYGPHDYTERMDYWLDRVDSHDRILVPGDGQNVWHRAYVEDVASALRVVAEEGEAGEVYNVGDRRLVTLDEMLRLMADAMDTEVELVHAGERELAAGGLAPEDFILYRDYPHVLDTNKLAGLGWESTPLDEAMAQTVAEHRESDRDGSEHDPGRDAEERVLDVLDTLA